From a region of the Neobacillus niacini genome:
- a CDS encoding MBL fold metallo-hydrolase, with protein MKLTIIGYWGGYPKKNGASSGYLLEHEGFKMLIDCGSGVLAKMQNIIEPEELDAVLISHYHPDHIADIGVLQHARLIQGFLGKSFPTLPIYGHSLDHTEFAKLTYKEITKGTAFSPNDVLTVGPFQVSFLKTDHPVTCYAMRIEANGQSIVYTADSSFKEEFIEFSKGADLLLCECNFYQHQNGKSAGHMNSIDAGKFAARAEVKQLILTHLPHYGEVSKLISEAGTEYTGIIKLAEEFQTISL; from the coding sequence TTGAAGTTGACAATTATCGGTTATTGGGGCGGTTACCCGAAGAAAAACGGTGCAAGTTCAGGGTATTTATTGGAGCATGAAGGATTTAAGATGTTAATTGATTGTGGCAGCGGTGTTCTCGCAAAAATGCAAAATATCATTGAGCCAGAAGAGCTTGACGCAGTATTAATTTCTCATTATCATCCAGACCACATTGCGGATATTGGAGTCCTGCAGCACGCACGATTGATACAAGGCTTCTTAGGAAAGAGTTTTCCGACATTACCTATCTATGGACATTCTTTAGACCATACAGAATTTGCGAAGTTAACCTACAAAGAAATTACGAAGGGAACTGCATTTTCACCTAATGATGTTTTGACAGTCGGACCCTTCCAAGTTTCCTTTTTAAAAACAGACCATCCGGTGACTTGCTATGCAATGAGAATAGAAGCAAACGGACAATCAATTGTATACACAGCAGATAGTTCCTTTAAAGAAGAATTTATAGAGTTTAGTAAAGGCGCAGATCTTTTATTATGCGAATGTAATTTTTATCAGCACCAAAACGGCAAATCAGCAGGTCATATGAATAGCATTGATGCAGGGAAATTTGCTGCAAGAGCTGAAGTTAAACAACTAATCCTTACTCATCTGCCACATTACGGAGAGGTTTCTAAGCTTATAAGTGAAGCCGGTACGGAATATACTGGTATAATAAAACTAGCTGAAGAATTTCAAACTATTTCGCTATAA
- the hemY gene encoding protoporphyrinogen oxidase, with the protein MTEEKKKVAIIGGGIAGLTAAFYLQKIICDKKLPLEIKLIEASQRLGGKMQTVIRDGFTIERGPDSFLARKVSMIRLAKEVGMEEQLVSNSTGTSYVLVNDKLFSMPGGSIMGIPTEIGPFITTGLFSISGKLRTAADFVLPRSEGNKDQSLGEFFRRRLGNEVVENLIEPLLSGIYAGDIDQMSLMSTFPQFYEVEQKYRSLIVGMKKTTLSKPKTQQPAGKKKGAFLTFKSGLQSFAEGIEAKLDPNSILKGHRVDKITKTNDQYELYLNNGETLIADCIVAATPHKITQSMFSDYRFFDPLKAVPSTSVATVALAFPEEAIKKDIDGTGFVVSRNGDYSITACTWTHKKWAHSTPKGKALLRCYVGRAGDETIVDLSDDRIIQIVLDDLSRTMDIGMQPEFAVVSRWKDSMPQYTVGHKQRLETIRKHIKSELPGVFLASASYGGVGLPDCIDQGEEAVKGVLEYLNVTE; encoded by the coding sequence GTGACGGAAGAAAAAAAGAAGGTAGCCATTATTGGAGGCGGAATTGCGGGCCTTACTGCGGCATTCTACCTTCAAAAAATCATTTGCGATAAAAAGCTGCCTCTTGAAATCAAACTGATCGAAGCATCACAACGTCTCGGAGGTAAAATGCAAACCGTTATAAGAGACGGTTTCACCATTGAAAGAGGTCCCGATTCCTTTTTAGCAAGAAAAGTGAGCATGATTAGACTAGCTAAGGAAGTAGGGATGGAGGAGCAGCTGGTATCGAATTCAACAGGGACATCCTATGTTCTTGTAAATGACAAGCTCTTTTCGATGCCTGGGGGTTCCATTATGGGAATCCCGACTGAGATAGGACCATTTATTACGACGGGGTTGTTTTCAATATCAGGAAAACTAAGAACAGCAGCGGATTTTGTTTTACCAAGATCTGAAGGAAATAAAGACCAGTCTTTAGGTGAATTTTTTCGAAGAAGGCTGGGTAATGAGGTTGTTGAAAATTTGATTGAACCGTTATTATCTGGTATTTATGCTGGTGATATAGATCAAATGAGCCTAATGTCGACCTTCCCACAGTTCTATGAGGTTGAACAAAAATATCGCAGCCTGATAGTAGGAATGAAAAAAACCACACTGTCAAAACCAAAAACACAACAACCTGCCGGGAAGAAAAAAGGTGCATTTTTAACCTTTAAGTCTGGCCTTCAGTCCTTTGCTGAAGGAATAGAAGCGAAACTGGACCCTAATTCTATATTAAAAGGGCACCGAGTCGATAAAATTACCAAGACTAATGACCAATATGAACTTTATCTAAATAATGGTGAAACATTGATAGCTGATTGCATTGTTGCCGCAACACCGCATAAAATAACACAATCCATGTTCTCGGACTATCGCTTTTTTGACCCTTTAAAGGCTGTACCCTCAACATCTGTTGCAACCGTAGCACTTGCATTTCCTGAGGAAGCGATAAAAAAAGATATTGATGGAACTGGATTTGTTGTTTCTAGAAATGGTGATTATTCTATAACAGCTTGCACTTGGACACATAAAAAATGGGCTCATTCTACTCCAAAGGGCAAGGCGCTGCTGCGCTGTTATGTAGGAAGAGCAGGAGACGAAACCATCGTCGATCTTTCTGATGATCGAATTATTCAGATTGTTCTTGATGACTTAAGCAGGACAATGGATATTGGAATGCAGCCTGAGTTTGCTGTCGTTTCGCGCTGGAAGGATTCCATGCCGCAATACACAGTAGGACATAAACAGCGACTAGAGACAATCAGAAAGCATATTAAATCGGAACTGCCTGGTGTCTTTTTAGCAAGTGCTTCTTACGGCGGTGTAGGGCTTCCTGATTGTATTGACCAAGGTGAAGAGGCTGTTAAAGGTGTATTAGAGTATCTAAATGTCACAGAATAA
- the hemH gene encoding ferrochelatase, with protein sequence MMKKKMGLLVMAYGTPYHLDDLERYYTHIRHGRKPTPEMIEELRNRYEAIGGISPLAKITIEQAKKLEEHINQVQDEIEFKMYLGLKHIEPFIEDAVKEIHSDGIKEAVSIVLAPHYSTFSIKSYNNRANEEAEKLGGIKITSVDSWYDEPKFINYWADKIKGIYEQMPKEEKNDAMLIVSAHSLPEKILQFGDPYPSQLQETADLIAKQAGITNYAIGWQSAGNTPDPWLGPDVQDLTRDLAKEHPYKAFVYAPVGFVCEHLEVLYDNDYECRIVAEELGASYYRPEMPNAHADLIDAMTTIILKRLAD encoded by the coding sequence ATGATGAAAAAGAAAATGGGCTTACTCGTAATGGCATACGGAACCCCATATCACTTAGATGACTTGGAACGTTACTATACACATATTCGGCATGGCAGAAAGCCTACTCCAGAAATGATTGAAGAGTTAAGGAATCGCTATGAAGCAATTGGCGGTATATCACCATTAGCCAAAATTACAATAGAACAGGCAAAAAAACTTGAAGAACATATAAATCAAGTTCAAGATGAAATTGAGTTCAAAATGTATCTGGGCTTAAAGCATATTGAACCTTTTATTGAGGATGCCGTTAAAGAAATTCATTCAGATGGAATTAAAGAGGCCGTTAGTATTGTTTTAGCGCCTCATTATTCAACTTTTAGTATTAAATCCTATAATAACAGGGCAAATGAAGAAGCTGAAAAACTAGGAGGCATTAAAATCACTTCAGTTGACAGCTGGTATGATGAACCTAAATTCATTAACTATTGGGCAGATAAAATTAAAGGGATATATGAACAGATGCCTAAAGAGGAAAAAAATGACGCTATGCTGATTGTTTCGGCCCATAGCCTTCCAGAGAAGATACTACAATTTGGTGATCCTTATCCAAGTCAGCTTCAGGAAACTGCCGATCTCATTGCAAAACAAGCTGGAATTACTAACTATGCGATTGGCTGGCAAAGTGCGGGGAACACACCTGATCCATGGTTAGGACCTGATGTTCAAGATTTGACTAGGGACTTAGCAAAGGAACATCCATATAAAGCATTTGTTTATGCGCCGGTTGGCTTTGTGTGTGAACACTTGGAAGTCCTCTATGATAACGATTACGAGTGTAGGATAGTGGCAGAGGAATTAGGAGCAAGTTACTATCGTCCTGAAATGCCGAACGCACATGCTGATCTAATTGATGCAATGACTACGATTATTTTAAAAAGATTAGCCGATTGA
- the hemE gene encoding uroporphyrinogen decarboxylase, protein MTKQINDTFLKAARGEKTDHVPVWYMRQAGRSQPEYREIKEKYSLFEITHQPELCAYVTRLPVEQYNVDAAILYKDIMTPLPAIGMQVEIKSGIGPVIDNPITSLADVEKLGEIHPEEDVPYVLDTIKLLTQEQLSVPLIGFSGAPFTLASYMIEGGPSKNYNKTKAFMYSEPKAWFALMEKLADMIITYVKSQIKAGAKAIQIFDSWVGALNVEDYRYFIKPVMNRIFTELKEENVPLIMFGVGASHLALEWNDLPLDVVGLDWRLPILQAREMGIHKTVQGNLDPAILLSPWEVIEERAKAILDQGMAEGGYIFNLGHGVFPSVNPATLKKLTSFVHEYSASKLGR, encoded by the coding sequence ATGACGAAGCAAATCAACGATACATTTTTAAAAGCAGCAAGAGGAGAAAAGACAGATCACGTGCCAGTCTGGTACATGAGGCAGGCGGGACGTTCACAGCCCGAGTACAGAGAAATCAAAGAAAAGTACTCATTGTTTGAAATTACTCACCAGCCTGAGCTATGTGCGTATGTAACCCGCCTTCCAGTAGAGCAGTACAATGTGGACGCAGCTATTCTTTATAAAGATATTATGACCCCGCTGCCAGCGATTGGTATGCAGGTTGAAATAAAATCTGGGATTGGTCCTGTCATTGACAATCCAATCACATCCTTAGCAGATGTTGAAAAACTTGGTGAAATTCATCCTGAAGAGGACGTACCTTACGTATTAGATACGATTAAATTATTAACTCAAGAACAATTGTCCGTACCTTTAATCGGATTTTCTGGTGCTCCTTTCACACTTGCTAGCTATATGATTGAAGGTGGACCTTCGAAAAACTATAACAAGACAAAGGCATTTATGTACTCTGAACCAAAAGCATGGTTCGCACTAATGGAAAAACTTGCTGATATGATTATTACATATGTGAAATCGCAAATTAAGGCTGGTGCTAAAGCGATTCAAATCTTTGATTCTTGGGTGGGAGCTTTGAATGTTGAGGACTATCGCTACTTTATTAAGCCAGTCATGAATCGAATTTTTACAGAGCTAAAAGAAGAAAATGTGCCACTCATTATGTTTGGAGTAGGTGCTAGTCATCTTGCGTTAGAATGGAATGACCTTCCGCTGGATGTAGTTGGGTTGGACTGGCGTTTGCCGATTCTTCAAGCAAGAGAAATGGGAATCCATAAGACCGTTCAAGGTAATCTTGACCCAGCAATCCTGTTATCACCTTGGGAAGTGATTGAAGAAAGAGCTAAAGCTATTTTAGACCAAGGTATGGCAGAAGGCGGCTATATCTTTAATCTTGGCCATGGAGTTTTCCCGTCGGTTAACCCGGCAACGTTAAAAAAATTAACCTCATTTGTCCATGAGTATTCTGCATCTAAACTGGGCAGATAA
- a CDS encoding antibiotic biosynthesis monooxygenase family protein, which yields MNVYIATGTFEYLKEIEERYPSELMVTMINEDGALLLHETSTQTVFKEPSKYEVLATSGLIEKKGLVVINYIPVTEENKSLFEYRLKDLPRLLEKEMGLIAIRVLRPLSSNVYIILTIWDSQLTFENSKNLLDSTIEQGYEYVNHSNIFISAPYVSKYTIPADQKGSHDSLM from the coding sequence ATGAATGTTTATATTGCTACAGGGACATTTGAATACTTAAAAGAGATTGAAGAGAGGTATCCGTCTGAGTTAATGGTAACAATGATTAATGAAGATGGTGCCCTACTATTACATGAAACGAGTACACAAACTGTATTTAAAGAACCAAGTAAATATGAGGTATTAGCAACATCTGGGTTAATTGAGAAGAAAGGCTTGGTTGTGATTAACTACATCCCAGTAACGGAAGAAAACAAGTCCCTTTTTGAATACCGTTTAAAGGATCTTCCCAGACTGCTTGAAAAAGAAATGGGACTTATCGCAATCCGAGTCCTTCGCCCATTATCCTCTAATGTTTATATAATCCTGACGATATGGGATAGTCAACTCACATTTGAAAACAGTAAAAATCTTTTGGATTCTACTATAGAACAAGGATATGAATATGTTAATCACTCTAACATATTTATAAGCGCGCCATATGTCAGCAAATATACTATACCTGCTGACCAAAAAGGGTCACATGATTCGCTCATGTGA
- a CDS encoding phosphatase PAP2 family protein produces MKQMVNKRNTSTYLSLGIAVVIAIYISIKVATKQTFWLDEKLADLFSYVPDIFNPFLLLITELGDKKGIGIVALIVLGWLLLKRNLLGAAAIALSVALGNEINKLLKELIARPRPELDHLAHVDSLSFPSGHAMVGFIFYYLIAYLVLEDLKSSKARRMIIMLTVLLLLLIGSSRIILQVHYPTDVIGGFAFGYIWVLASIYIYNFFKKKLKK; encoded by the coding sequence ATGAAACAAATGGTAAATAAAAGGAACACGTCTACATACTTATCTTTAGGTATTGCTGTTGTAATAGCAATCTATATTTCTATCAAAGTAGCTACAAAACAAACTTTTTGGCTGGATGAAAAACTAGCGGACTTATTTTCTTATGTACCAGATATATTCAACCCGTTTTTACTTTTAATAACGGAACTAGGGGATAAGAAGGGGATTGGCATTGTCGCCTTGATTGTTTTAGGCTGGTTATTGCTAAAGAGAAATCTATTAGGTGCAGCAGCTATAGCTTTAAGTGTTGCTTTAGGAAATGAGATCAATAAACTTCTAAAGGAACTTATTGCACGTCCAAGACCAGAGCTCGACCATCTGGCACATGTGGATAGCTTAAGTTTTCCAAGTGGGCATGCAATGGTAGGATTCATTTTCTATTACTTAATTGCCTATCTTGTATTGGAGGATTTGAAGTCCTCTAAAGCCAGAAGAATGATTATTATGCTGACAGTACTGTTGCTCTTATTAATTGGCTCAAGTCGGATCATTCTTCAAGTCCATTACCCTACAGATGTCATTGGAGGTTTTGCCTTTGGCTATATTTGGGTGCTGGCTTCTATATACATTTACAATTTCTTTAAAAAGAAACTGAAAAAATAA
- a CDS encoding M20 family metallopeptidase, translated as MLKELFSKLEDYYKDMVTIRRYMHQHPELSFQEYNTAQYIKEFYEKLGVEVKGNIGGNGVVAKVYGNKPGKTVALRADFDALPINDEKDVPYRSLVPGVMHACGHDGHTATLLVLAKVLNELKADLEGNYVFIHQHAEEYAPGGAITMIEDGCLEGVDVIFGTHLWASEPTGTIQYLTGPIMAAADRFEIEIQGKGGHGAQPHKTKDAIVTASQLVVNLQQIVSRKVNPVESAVVTVGSFMSENAFNVIADKAKLIGTVRTFNDDVRQYIEEEMERIIQGTCHMSGSTYKFLYERGYPAVVNHAKETEFLVAAASEVPEVTTIEESEPQMGGEDFSYYLKEVPGTFFFTGAKPLGANPGYPHHHPKFDIDENAMLIAAKTLGTAAIKIHSSK; from the coding sequence ATGTTGAAGGAATTGTTTTCAAAATTAGAAGATTACTATAAAGATATGGTCACAATTCGCAGGTACATGCACCAGCATCCCGAATTGTCCTTTCAGGAATATAATACCGCCCAATATATAAAGGAATTTTATGAAAAACTTGGGGTAGAAGTAAAAGGTAATATTGGTGGAAATGGTGTTGTAGCAAAGGTATACGGAAATAAGCCTGGTAAAACTGTTGCATTAAGGGCGGATTTTGATGCCTTGCCTATAAACGATGAAAAGGACGTACCTTATAGATCCTTAGTTCCCGGTGTTATGCACGCCTGTGGTCATGATGGACATACTGCCACTCTTCTTGTACTTGCAAAGGTACTAAATGAATTGAAGGCCGATCTCGAAGGCAACTATGTCTTTATTCATCAGCATGCAGAAGAATATGCACCAGGCGGCGCGATCACTATGATTGAGGATGGCTGCTTAGAAGGTGTCGATGTCATATTTGGCACTCATTTGTGGGCAAGTGAACCGACCGGGACTATCCAATATCTGACCGGTCCGATCATGGCTGCAGCAGATCGATTTGAAATAGAAATTCAGGGCAAAGGCGGTCATGGTGCACAGCCGCATAAGACCAAGGATGCCATTGTCACCGCTTCCCAGTTAGTTGTTAATTTGCAGCAAATTGTCAGTAGGAAAGTGAATCCAGTTGAGTCTGCGGTTGTGACAGTGGGTTCTTTTATGTCTGAAAATGCATTTAATGTAATTGCAGATAAAGCAAAGCTTATTGGAACAGTCCGTACCTTTAATGATGATGTCCGCCAATACATTGAAGAGGAAATGGAAAGAATTATTCAGGGCACATGCCACATGTCTGGAAGCACCTATAAATTTTTATATGAGAGAGGTTATCCTGCAGTTGTGAACCATGCTAAAGAAACAGAGTTTCTCGTTGCCGCGGCAAGTGAAGTTCCTGAGGTAACAACGATAGAAGAATCTGAGCCGCAAATGGGCGGCGAAGATTTTTCCTATTACTTAAAAGAGGTACCCGGAACCTTCTTTTTCACAGGTGCAAAGCCACTTGGTGCTAACCCAGGCTATCCACATCACCATCCAAAGTTTGATATTGATGAAAACGCCATGTTAATAGCCGCAAAAACACTTGGGACGGCTGCAATAAAAATACACAGTTCTAAATAA
- a CDS encoding EcsC family protein, with amino-acid sequence MNEYELKVYGEVVEWKRKLTRRSGMMNRISKKAQGKINEMIPEKVHEVMTESIKGMVKTTLFGSQLTTNKKQASGLTLEERDDLMRKKTAIFQKTALVEGAGTGAGGILLGLADFPLLLSIKMKFLFEAAAIYGFNTKEFEERLFILHIFQLAFSSDDIRRETLTEIENWDAGKQELVEMDWRKFQQEYRDYIDLVKMFQLVPGIGAFVGAYANNNLLKHLGETAMNAYRLRILTKAPEL; translated from the coding sequence ATGAATGAATATGAGCTAAAGGTATATGGAGAAGTGGTCGAATGGAAAAGAAAATTAACCAGACGGTCAGGGATGATGAATCGAATCTCAAAAAAAGCGCAAGGAAAAATAAATGAAATGATCCCGGAAAAGGTTCATGAGGTGATGACAGAAAGCATAAAGGGAATGGTTAAAACCACCTTATTTGGATCCCAGCTAACGACCAACAAAAAACAAGCGTCCGGTCTGACACTTGAAGAACGAGATGATTTAATGAGAAAAAAGACGGCCATCTTCCAAAAAACGGCCTTGGTTGAAGGAGCGGGGACAGGCGCTGGAGGAATCCTACTGGGTCTTGCCGATTTCCCGTTGCTACTTTCCATTAAGATGAAGTTTCTTTTTGAAGCAGCAGCTATTTATGGATTTAACACGAAGGAATTTGAAGAGCGGTTATTTATTCTTCATATCTTTCAGCTGGCATTTTCAAGTGATGATATCCGCCGCGAAACATTAACTGAAATTGAAAACTGGGATGCGGGAAAGCAAGAGCTCGTGGAAATGGATTGGCGTAAATTTCAACAGGAATATAGAGATTATATTGATCTTGTTAAGATGTTCCAGTTAGTGCCTGGAATTGGTGCATTTGTGGGCGCATATGCCAATAACAATCTGCTCAAACACTTGGGAGAAACGGCAATGAATGCATATAGGTTAAGGATCCTAACAAAAGCCCCTGAACTTTAA
- a CDS encoding ABC transporter permease: MFDDKKLWKDRSVHRLKEFGVYLRYILNGHLVVVLLFLIGTAAFYYQNWISSLSQEFPAEIIIAVILGIFLTHSPVYTFLLEADQVFLIPLEARLRSYFLRSGMLSLVFQGYILLMILALVMPMYAHVSANGFQSFFIFLIILLVIKAWNIAVNWKIHYYVQPSVYTWDMIVRYFINVLFTFLLFKNAHILFLVLFAIIMASYYRSFYVRTKKMGLKWDLLIAQEEKRMASFYRLANLFTDVPKLKDTVKRRKWLDWLINRISFSQDKTFDYLYARTFLRSSDYLGLFIRLTVIGGFALYFISFGAGQIILSLLFIYLTGFQLLPLWNHHQNKLWIDLYPVTQDHKTTAFHSLLMRILFIQSSIFTVIVLFKGEWIFSLIILLSGLLFSFLFVNVYSKKRLKA, translated from the coding sequence ATGTTTGATGATAAAAAGCTATGGAAAGATAGATCTGTTCATCGATTAAAGGAATTTGGTGTTTATCTTCGATATATCCTGAATGGGCACCTAGTCGTCGTGCTACTGTTTTTAATTGGTACGGCAGCCTTTTATTATCAAAATTGGATAAGCTCATTGTCTCAGGAATTTCCTGCGGAAATTATTATTGCTGTTATTTTAGGAATATTTTTGACTCACAGTCCGGTATATACTTTTCTCCTTGAAGCAGATCAAGTGTTTTTAATTCCGCTTGAAGCGCGTTTAAGAAGTTACTTTTTGCGTTCTGGAATGCTTAGTTTAGTTTTTCAAGGATATATTTTATTAATGATTTTAGCTTTAGTGATGCCAATGTATGCACATGTCAGCGCAAACGGCTTTCAATCATTTTTTATTTTCCTAATCATCCTGCTGGTTATTAAAGCCTGGAATATTGCAGTAAACTGGAAGATTCACTATTATGTACAGCCATCGGTTTATACTTGGGATATGATCGTCCGTTATTTCATAAATGTGTTATTTACCTTTTTGCTATTTAAAAACGCACATATCCTTTTTTTAGTGTTATTCGCTATCATTATGGCTTCTTATTATCGCTCCTTTTATGTCAGGACGAAGAAAATGGGCTTGAAATGGGATTTGCTAATAGCTCAAGAAGAAAAACGAATGGCGTCATTTTATCGGCTAGCCAATTTATTCACTGATGTACCAAAATTGAAAGATACGGTAAAAAGAAGAAAATGGCTGGACTGGTTGATAAATCGGATTTCCTTCTCACAAGATAAAACCTTTGATTATTTATACGCAAGAACATTCTTGAGGTCATCCGATTATTTAGGTCTATTTATTCGATTAACTGTAATAGGTGGATTTGCTCTGTATTTTATTTCCTTTGGGGCTGGACAAATCATACTTTCGCTCTTATTTATCTATTTAACGGGATTCCAGCTGCTGCCATTATGGAATCATCACCAAAATAAGCTTTGGATTGATTTATATCCAGTGACCCAAGACCACAAAACCACTGCTTTTCATTCTCTTCTTATGAGGATTCTGTTCATTCAATCCTCCATATTTACAGTAATTGTTTTGTTTAAAGGGGAATGGATATTTTCGTTAATAATCCTCCTCTCTGGATTGCTGTTTAGTTTTTTATTTGTAAATGTTTATAGTAAGAAAAGACTAAAAGCATGA
- a CDS encoding ABC transporter ATP-binding protein, whose protein sequence is MPLLSIESLTGGYTRNPVLKDVTFEVNEKELVGLIGLNGAGKSTSIKHIIGLMEPHSGAVKINGRSIMEDKEAYRKMFTFVPETPVLYEELTLEEHLRLTAMAYGLDESTYNSRIGQLLTEFRMEKRLKWFPAHFSKGMKQKVMIMCAFLVQPSLYIVDEPFVGLDPLGIQSLLDLMKKMKESGAGILMSTHILATAEKYCDKFIILHEGKVRAKGTLTELREQFSMPAASLDDLYIQLTKEENYV, encoded by the coding sequence ATGCCTTTATTATCGATTGAAAGCCTTACAGGTGGATATACAAGGAATCCAGTTTTAAAAGATGTTACTTTTGAGGTAAATGAAAAAGAATTGGTTGGATTAATCGGTCTAAATGGTGCCGGGAAAAGTACAAGTATTAAACACATCATCGGTTTAATGGAGCCGCATAGTGGTGCAGTGAAAATAAATGGACGTTCTATTATGGAAGACAAGGAAGCTTACCGGAAGATGTTCACCTTTGTTCCGGAAACACCAGTACTTTACGAAGAACTCACCCTTGAAGAACATTTACGTTTAACGGCTATGGCATACGGCTTAGATGAGTCTACATATAATAGCAGAATTGGTCAGCTATTAACTGAATTTCGAATGGAAAAAAGACTAAAATGGTTTCCAGCTCATTTCTCAAAAGGAATGAAACAAAAGGTAATGATTATGTGTGCTTTTTTGGTGCAGCCTTCCCTCTATATTGTTGATGAGCCATTTGTGGGGCTCGATCCACTTGGTATTCAATCATTGCTTGACTTAATGAAAAAAATGAAAGAAAGCGGGGCAGGCATATTAATGTCGACCCATATTCTTGCGACAGCTGAAAAGTACTGTGACAAATTCATTATTCTTCACGAAGGTAAGGTTCGTGCAAAAGGTACTCTAACTGAACTGAGGGAACAGTTCTCCATGCCTGCAGCTTCATTAGATGATTTATATATCCAATTAACGAAGGAAGAAAATTATGTTTGA
- a CDS encoding HIT family protein — translation MSDCIFCKIVNGDIPAAKVYENEHVLAFLDISQVTKGHTLVIPKVHKENLFELSPETSKNLFESVPEIANALKKEFSPLGLNLVNNNGEHAGQTVFHFHVHLIPRYGKGDGFGAVWKSNTSDYTQETLQEMASNINKHF, via the coding sequence ATGAGTGATTGTATCTTTTGTAAAATTGTTAATGGGGATATCCCGGCAGCAAAAGTGTATGAAAATGAACATGTATTAGCCTTTCTTGATATTAGTCAGGTAACAAAAGGCCATACATTGGTCATTCCCAAAGTACATAAAGAAAATTTATTTGAATTGTCTCCTGAAACGTCTAAAAACCTTTTCGAATCTGTACCTGAAATTGCAAATGCCCTAAAAAAGGAATTTAGCCCTCTCGGATTAAACCTGGTAAATAATAATGGGGAACATGCAGGGCAAACCGTTTTTCATTTCCATGTTCATTTGATTCCACGCTATGGTAAAGGAGACGGATTTGGCGCTGTTTGGAAAAGCAATACAAGCGATTATACACAAGAGACACTGCAAGAGATGGCATCGAATATTAATAAGCATTTTTAA
- a CDS encoding tryptophan transporter, whose amino-acid sequence MNTKNLVVLSLLAGIGVVLHTVMPAFLTIKPDMMLAMMFLGIILIPEIKSVMLLSIVTGGLSALTTGFPGGQLPNIIDKPITALVFFGLFLALKHYRNSIISVAVLTAIGTLVSGSVFLGSAYYIVGLPSSFTALFAAGVLPAIALNTIIMVILYPVALSVVKRTKTSSIVISK is encoded by the coding sequence ATGAATACAAAGAATCTAGTAGTCCTATCACTTTTGGCGGGAATTGGAGTAGTTTTGCATACGGTAATGCCAGCCTTCCTTACGATTAAACCAGATATGATGCTTGCCATGATGTTCTTGGGAATTATTCTTATTCCAGAAATTAAAAGTGTTATGTTATTGTCTATTGTGACCGGAGGACTATCCGCACTTACAACGGGTTTTCCTGGTGGTCAACTACCAAATATCATTGATAAGCCCATAACTGCGTTAGTCTTTTTTGGTTTATTTTTGGCATTAAAGCACTACCGTAATTCCATTATTAGTGTTGCCGTCTTAACTGCAATTGGGACATTAGTTTCAGGATCTGTCTTTTTGGGATCTGCCTATTACATTGTAGGCTTACCAAGTTCTTTCACAGCTTTATTTGCTGCTGGTGTTTTACCTGCAATAGCACTGAATACTATTATTATGGTTATTTTGTATCCAGTTGCTCTTTCAGTAGTAAAAAGAACTAAGACATCATCTATCGTCATCTCAAAATAA